The DNA region TGACGACGAGCTCGCCGACCTCGCCGATCAGCGGCTTGCCCGAGGGGTCCCAGGACTGCAGGTCGGTGCCGAGGCAGGCGGCCTGGAGCTCGCCGATGTGCACCGGGAGGGTGGGGACGGCGCCGGCGAAGCAGGAGCAGACGTCGGTGCCGCCGCTGACGGACGCGATCCACAGGTCCTCACGGACCTCGTCGTGCAGCCAGCGGAAGCCGTCGGGCGGCAGCGGGGAGCCGGTGGTGGCCACGCACTTCACCTTCGACAGGTCGAAGTCCCGGCCGGGGTGCACACCGGCCTTGGCGCAGGCCATGACGTACGCGGCGGAGGTGCCGTACAGGGTGGCGCCGGTGCGCTCGGCGACCCGCCACTGGGCGCCGGTGTCCGGGTAGCCCGGGCTGCCGTCGTACAGCACCACGGTGGTGCCGGTGAGCAGGCCGGAGACGAGGAAGTTCCACATCATCCAGCCGGTGGAGGTGTACCAGAAGAACACGTCCTCGGGGCCGAGGTCGCAGTGCAGGCCCAGCTGCTTGACGTGCTCGATCAGGATGCCGCCCTGGGACTGGACGATCGCCTTGGGCAGGCCGGTGGTGCCGGAGGAGTACAGGACCCACAGCGGGTGGTCGAAGGGCACGTGCGCGAAGACCGGCGCGGTGTCGGCGGCGGTGAGCGCGGACCACTCCAGGGCGCCCTCGGGGGCCGCGGTGCCGAGCAGCGGGATGTGCACGACGGCGCGCAGCGTGGGCAGTTCGGCGCGCAGCTCGGCGACGGTGTCGCGGCGGTCGTGCTCCTTGCCGCCGTAGCGGTAGCCGTCGACGGTGAAGAGGACGACGGGCTCGACCTGCTGGAAGCGGTCGAGGACGCTGCGGGCGCCGAAGTCGGGGGCGCAGGAGGTCCACACGGCGCCGACGGCGGCGGTGGCGAGGAGGGCGACGACGGCCTCGGGGATGTTGGGCAGGTAGCCGCTGATCCGGTCGCCGGGCTCGACGCCGAGGCGGCGCAGCTCGGCGGCGAGCGAGCCGACCTGGCGGCGCAGCTCGGCCCAGGTGATCGGGCGCGGCTCGTGGGTCTCGTCGACGTGCAGCAGCGCGGTGTCGTCGGGACGCTCGTCGGCGGCGCGCAGCGCGTGCTCGGCGTAGTTGAGGGTGGCGCCCGGGAACCAGGCGGCGCCGGGCATCGAGCGATCACCGAGGACGTGCTCGTACGGGGTGGCGAAGCGGAGGTCGAACCACTCGGCGACGGCCGCCCAGA from Streptomyces fradiae includes:
- a CDS encoding acetoacetate--CoA ligase, encoding MTSQTEPLWQPDEDRVAAAAVTRFQAWAAERHGAPAEGGYPALHRWSVEDLEGFWAAVAEWFDLRFATPYEHVLGDRSMPGAAWFPGATLNYAEHALRAADERPDDTALLHVDETHEPRPITWAELRRQVGSLAAELRRLGVEPGDRISGYLPNIPEAVVALLATAAVGAVWTSCAPDFGARSVLDRFQQVEPVVLFTVDGYRYGGKEHDRRDTVAELRAELPTLRAVVHIPLLGTAAPEGALEWSALTAADTAPVFAHVPFDHPLWVLYSSGTTGLPKAIVQSQGGILIEHVKQLGLHCDLGPEDVFFWYTSTGWMMWNFLVSGLLTGTTVVLYDGSPGYPDTGAQWRVAERTGATLYGTSAAYVMACAKAGVHPGRDFDLSKVKCVATTGSPLPPDGFRWLHDEVREDLWIASVSGGTDVCSCFAGAVPTLPVHIGELQAACLGTDLQSWDPSGKPLIGEVGELVVTNPMPSMPIRFWNDPDGSRYRDSYFEMFPGVWRHGDWITITDHGSVIIHGRSDSTLNRQGVRMGSADIYEAVERLPEIRESLVIGLEEPDGGYWMPLFVHLADGATLDEELIGRIKSTIRAELSPRHVPDVIIEVPGVPHTLTGKRIEVPVKRLLQGTPMAKAVNPGSVDNLDLLRFYEELARTRK